Part of the Vigna radiata var. radiata cultivar VC1973A chromosome 11, Vradiata_ver6, whole genome shotgun sequence genome is shown below.
GTAGTGCCAATGAATTCCAGCAACTTTGGCAGATAATTTCACCCCACGCGAGTTGAATATGCCTTTGGCTGATGCAAGGATTCTCTCACCGTGTTCAACAAGCTTGGTGGAGTACCAATCAAGGAAGAATTGTCCGTATTCTGAGTTCCATGTTCCTTCCCTACGAAAAAATCCAGTTTCTTCGGGAAAATTGTTGTACTGGCCAGAATCATGGGGTCCACTTCTTCCCCAATCTTTCTTCCCAATGGCCTCAGCTGATGCTTCCAAGGAACCTCTCATATACTGCATGACAAACAAGTCATTTTACTAAAGCCAACAAGAAAAGGAGgatattttgtaatttgtcACCTTTGAGATGTCATTATTATCACAAAGCCAGAGATTTATGAGTCTAATTGTTATGTAACATTGACATGCTTCAGCTTCATTGAATCAAAATCATGCCTTTCATTTATCCATACCTTGTCGTAGCACTGGAATTCTCCAATGCCAGGAAACTTCCAAGTTCCATTGCTTTCAGGATAAGATGGATATCTTAGCTCCCCACAAGGACCCATTCCCACTTGAATTTCCTGCAAATGAATTTAGTCTCAGTACTTCATATCTGAAACAAATTCCTCATTTCCTAgtttattatcaatttataaGTGCTTTCTCTCCATTCCCCTTCAAACTAGTCTTCTAAATTTATGAACATGGTTGAAAATTTAAGGGTGAATAAAGACCTAATTCTAGTTACATGATTTAATATTTCTACTCTGTCATCATCTATGTGTGGTTGTTAATGTATTCAATGCACTTAAAAAGCTTACTGTTATCGCAAAGTTTTAGCCATGTTTCTTTCATACTCTGACCACAAATTAACCCCaaaattgaagcaaaaatggGTGTGGTGCTTACCATGATAACACTGCCCAAATAGTCTCTGAATCTATCACGGAAGCTCCTCATGTAATCAGAGTACACTTGAATGGGTGTCCTTCCCCGAAGAACAGGCATTGAATCACAGCCCAAGGATATGTATTCAGGATTCCTCCTCCCTGATCTGTCTGTGTAAACCAGTTCAGGGTTCTTGCTGATTTCTTCCAGCACCCACTGAGGCAGAGGAATACTACAAAATTAtaaccaaaatcaaaattaatcctttttttttgcCCTTTCATTATTACAAGTACAAAACAACGTTGATAACTTTTATGTTGCATACAACAAATTTCACGAACTCTCCTGAACAAAAATCAATCTCACAACAATTTACAACCCAAATCTAAACACAGGACCAGTAaaaacacattgaaataagTTAAAATGAGTAGTGTGTGATATACCTGCAGGAGTCTCCGACATTTCCACCACATTGATGGAAAGACATGACAACCTGAAGCTTCAAGCCATGCCTTTGAACCATTTGCACAAGTTCAGCATAGCCTTCCCAGTTATACTTCAAGGGTTCTTCTCTTTCCACCAAACCCCACCAAGCATCCACCATCACTCCTTCAACTCCTGCACTTTTCAAAGCCATCAAACTAGCATTCATCGCTCTCGGCTTATTCAAAGTGCCCCCCATTGTTACAGTGTCCAATGGCAGCATCACAAACACCGGCACTCTCATCGAATCATTATGACTATGACCAACCAACGGCGCGTGAAGCTTCTcccttttctcatttttcatcGTCACTTGGGCGTTGAAGTTTTTGCTGCTGTTGTCTCCTGTGACATGTGTTTGTTGCATGGAACTCTTGATTCGGAGACGGAAAGATTGGTTTACTTTCGTTTTTCCGAGGTAAGAAACTTTTGTGGAAACGTCTTCTTTGGGTTTTGGGAGTCTGGTTTCTTTCTGGTTGACGAGGGAAACCGAAGAACGAAGTGTTAGAGCCATTtctgtgtgtctgtgtttgttaGAAAGGCAGAAAATAATATAGGATTGGTTGCAGTGTTAAGGTGGTTTATTTATGTATCAAAGAAAGGGACCCTGTCGTGAATCGAAATTGACAGCATTGGTAGGTCCCATATCGAAAAGTGGAAAAGTGCAAAATATCAACACTTACTTGGCTGTGTATGGCACGTGCTTACGTGTTCCCACCTCTTCCATTCTTATCCAACCAAATTGGGAAAGATTTAAACGTACATCTGTCTGTAGTAGATTTGCGTGGTTgaagtaaaacaaaatcaattttatgaaaaataataataataattagataaaaaatgaGTCTCATGCAAACATATATACAATATAACACATTGCATTATTCAAAGTATATAAACCAACTtcaaactatataaaataataataataattaagctTGTTATTTCTAACTTCTAAGAACTTAATTGTTTGCAATTATACAAGTTGTTAAATTGACACTAAAGTTTGGATTATAAAACTTAATaagttgtttaaaatatattaataaagtattaaaatcaaatactaTCTTACTTGCGATAgtcatacatacatacatatatatatatatatatatatatatatatatatatatatatatatatatatatatatatatattcataaatacataattataaaattaaatttggttatagttttcaaatttagaagcaaaaataaaattgatttatgtttcaactttaatatattttgattcacatattttatacatttttttaaaataaataaatataatcattataatttaattacattaaattattttaattaattacgtattttagtaaaatatttaaattgtttatattattgtaacaaaatattatttaaatgtcgatttaaaataatgtttagtaaatataaaaaaattaacatatctaaaatgattatatctatttattttaaaatttaaagataaaaatatgttaaaattttagatatggaaaaatttaaatatagaaactaTAACTCATATTTTTATACACGTCCAAAGAGTTTAATTTCCCGTCTTcgcaaaattttaaaaacatctTACATCGATTTGATTTTCatctaaataatatgaaaaatgtatataaaaaatagtgaaaattaataataaaacttgatatatacatattaataaGTAAACAATGATGAATCTTTTTAAATTACCCTAACAAATGATTCaagatttaataaaacaattaataccacatctatcattttattaaatctgGAAAAAAGCCAAAGTCAACTTTTGAGTTCAATGTAGAACAACAGCAATATTTAGATactactttttaataattaggaaaaaaaaaaactttgaatttaAAGCTGCGTAACAAAAAAACTACTTTATTTTCTCAGAGTGAACTAATGATTTTAagtataacttatatattttaatttactcatttctattaaagtaaaaaaaaaaatgaactattTAACCATATGGTTTTTAAAGGGAGagcatatattaattttaataaattaggaATTTTGGGTCTATTTAGGATTTTCTGGCTTGTCGTGtaaattagtgataaaaatatctcttttatacaataattcaaataatattttttatatataataatttgaatattcacttggtt
Proteins encoded:
- the LOC106777133 gene encoding beta-amylase 3, chloroplastic-like, translating into MALTLRSSVSLVNQKETRLPKPKEDVSTKVSYLGKTKVNQSFRLRIKSSMQQTHVTGDNSSKNFNAQVTMKNEKREKLHAPLVGHSHNDSMRVPVFVMLPLDTVTMGGTLNKPRAMNASLMALKSAGVEGVMVDAWWGLVEREEPLKYNWEGYAELVQMVQRHGLKLQVVMSFHQCGGNVGDSCSIPLPQWVLEEISKNPELVYTDRSGRRNPEYISLGCDSMPVLRGRTPIQVYSDYMRSFRDRFRDYLGSVIMEIQVGMGPCGELRYPSYPESNGTWKFPGIGEFQCYDKYMRGSLEASAEAIGKKDWGRSGPHDSGQYNNFPEETGFFRREGTWNSEYGQFFLDWYSTKLVEHGERILASAKGIFNSRGVKLSAKVAGIHWHYKARSHAAELTAGYYNTRFHDGYLAIAEMLAKHGAVFNFTCMEMRDKEQSEHASSSPEGLVHQVKMATRRAGAELAGENALERYDAAAFSQVLATSDSGSGLSAFTFLRVNKNLFEGENWRHFVEFVKSMSEGGRRQSLPLSDSCGTHLYVGHITGFKKQQEQAQHVALV